Proteins from a genomic interval of Antedon mediterranea chromosome 5, ecAntMedi1.1, whole genome shotgun sequence:
- the LOC140050295 gene encoding alpha-N-acetyl-neuraminyl-2,3-beta-galactosyl-1,3-N-acetyl-galactosaminide alpha-2,6-sialyltransferase-like isoform X1: MYTNMSEFKEVNLDTLSVPASFAGPLTMDSRRQFSCRHLTPFRIFALVLFYILTSIVCLSLVNYNDNVYRVPSQKELMPSINFQIKPLDKKDDLLPEKLIPPAVEPNIDSTKNDKTHTTSDNHHPSDNHHPKFNWKRAFSKDIYNKEKQKELSPSDYQPILGNWTVKFHCRTCAIVSSSGQLLNRGAGPEIDSNECVFRMNDAPTLGYEKDVGYRTTARIIGHLNLKKVFENNLEKQIEYFDNSSTRTEKLFIHWSYLTQVDKEAGEFGIEFAKKHNKVEIIQFTPEKMKYAEKIFRYETGLTRTQARTWLSTGWYTMLLAMDVCDATNVYGMVDDTYCIKHPNEQVPYHYYDLNFRTECNYYKRSEIRLTSGHLFITEKAVFARWSKPHNITFHHPEWTPNVSFNGSLATPFLERYRLAGTRLFSRYPHLKLYFHFAGLFYTVVH, encoded by the exons ATGTATACAAATAT GTCAGAGTTTAAAGAAGTTAACTTAGATACATTGTCTGTACCAGCGTCATTCGCTGGTCCTCTGACAATGGACAGTCGTCGGCAGTTTTCATGCAGGCATCTA ACTCCATTTCGGATATTTGCCCTTGTTTTATTCTACATATTAACAAGTATAGTATGTTTGTCGCTAGTAAATTATAATGACAATGTCTACCGAGTACCGTCACAAAAAGAACTTATGCCTTCAATAAATTTTCAAATCAAACCATTAGATAAAAAAGATGATCTTTTACCTGAAAAATTAATACCACCGGCAGTGGAGCCGAATATAGACAGtactaaaaatgataaaacacaTACTACTTCAGACAATCATCATCCTTCAGACAATCATCATCCTAAATTTAATTGGAAAAGAGCATTTTCTAAggatatatataataaagagAAACAGAAAGAATTATCACCAAGTGATTATCAGCCTATATTAGGTAATTGG ACAGTTAAATTCCATTGTAGGACATGTGCCATAGTTTCAAGTTCAGGACAGCTCCTAAACCGAGGAGCTGGACCGGAAATCGACAGCAACGAATGCGTTTTCCGCATGAACGATGCACCCACGTTAGGCTATGAAAAAGACGTTGGGTATCGGACTACTGCCAGAATTATCGGACACCTCAATTTGAAAAAGGTGTTTGAAAATAATCttgaaaaacaaattgaatactTTGACAATTCTAGTACAAGAACtgaaaaattgtttatacaCTGGTCTTATTTAACGCAAGTTGATAAAGAGGCAGGGGAATTTGGTATTGAATTTGccaaaaaacataataaagtgGAAATTATACAGTTCACGccagaaaaaatgaaatatgcTGAAAAAATATTTCGCTACGAAACAGGATTAACAAG aACACAAGCTCGGACTTGGCTGTCAACGGGTTGGTATACCATGCTACTAGCCATGGATGTTTGCGACGCTACTAATGTATATGGAATGGTAGATGATACATATTGCAT TAAACATCCAAATGAACAAGTGCCCTATCATTATTACGATCTTAACTTTCGTACTGAGTGTAACTACTATAAACGTAGCGAGATACGGCTTACCAGCGGACATCTATTCATCACAGAAAAGGCCGTGTTTGCCCGCTGGTCTAAACCACATAACATCACCTTTCATCATCCGGAATGGACGCCAAATGTATCGTTCAACGGTAGTTTAGCAACGCCGTTTTTAGAACGTTACCGCCTTGCTGGTACGCGTTTGTTTTCACGTTATCCGCATCTtaagttgtattttcatttcGCTGGTCTTTTCTATACTGTTGTTCATTGA
- the LOC140050295 gene encoding alpha-N-acetyl-neuraminyl-2,3-beta-galactosyl-1,3-N-acetyl-galactosaminide alpha-2,6-sialyltransferase-like isoform X2 codes for MDSRRQFSCRHLTPFRIFALVLFYILTSIVCLSLVNYNDNVYRVPSQKELMPSINFQIKPLDKKDDLLPEKLIPPAVEPNIDSTKNDKTHTTSDNHHPSDNHHPKFNWKRAFSKDIYNKEKQKELSPSDYQPILGNWTVKFHCRTCAIVSSSGQLLNRGAGPEIDSNECVFRMNDAPTLGYEKDVGYRTTARIIGHLNLKKVFENNLEKQIEYFDNSSTRTEKLFIHWSYLTQVDKEAGEFGIEFAKKHNKVEIIQFTPEKMKYAEKIFRYETGLTRTQARTWLSTGWYTMLLAMDVCDATNVYGMVDDTYCIKHPNEQVPYHYYDLNFRTECNYYKRSEIRLTSGHLFITEKAVFARWSKPHNITFHHPEWTPNVSFNGSLATPFLERYRLAGTRLFSRYPHLKLYFHFAGLFYTVVH; via the exons ATGGACAGTCGTCGGCAGTTTTCATGCAGGCATCTA ACTCCATTTCGGATATTTGCCCTTGTTTTATTCTACATATTAACAAGTATAGTATGTTTGTCGCTAGTAAATTATAATGACAATGTCTACCGAGTACCGTCACAAAAAGAACTTATGCCTTCAATAAATTTTCAAATCAAACCATTAGATAAAAAAGATGATCTTTTACCTGAAAAATTAATACCACCGGCAGTGGAGCCGAATATAGACAGtactaaaaatgataaaacacaTACTACTTCAGACAATCATCATCCTTCAGACAATCATCATCCTAAATTTAATTGGAAAAGAGCATTTTCTAAggatatatataataaagagAAACAGAAAGAATTATCACCAAGTGATTATCAGCCTATATTAGGTAATTGG ACAGTTAAATTCCATTGTAGGACATGTGCCATAGTTTCAAGTTCAGGACAGCTCCTAAACCGAGGAGCTGGACCGGAAATCGACAGCAACGAATGCGTTTTCCGCATGAACGATGCACCCACGTTAGGCTATGAAAAAGACGTTGGGTATCGGACTACTGCCAGAATTATCGGACACCTCAATTTGAAAAAGGTGTTTGAAAATAATCttgaaaaacaaattgaatactTTGACAATTCTAGTACAAGAACtgaaaaattgtttatacaCTGGTCTTATTTAACGCAAGTTGATAAAGAGGCAGGGGAATTTGGTATTGAATTTGccaaaaaacataataaagtgGAAATTATACAGTTCACGccagaaaaaatgaaatatgcTGAAAAAATATTTCGCTACGAAACAGGATTAACAAG aACACAAGCTCGGACTTGGCTGTCAACGGGTTGGTATACCATGCTACTAGCCATGGATGTTTGCGACGCTACTAATGTATATGGAATGGTAGATGATACATATTGCAT TAAACATCCAAATGAACAAGTGCCCTATCATTATTACGATCTTAACTTTCGTACTGAGTGTAACTACTATAAACGTAGCGAGATACGGCTTACCAGCGGACATCTATTCATCACAGAAAAGGCCGTGTTTGCCCGCTGGTCTAAACCACATAACATCACCTTTCATCATCCGGAATGGACGCCAAATGTATCGTTCAACGGTAGTTTAGCAACGCCGTTTTTAGAACGTTACCGCCTTGCTGGTACGCGTTTGTTTTCACGTTATCCGCATCTtaagttgtattttcatttcGCTGGTCTTTTCTATACTGTTGTTCATTGA